The Flavivirga eckloniae genomic interval TAGTAAGAGCAGAATTTGAAGCCAAAGCAAAAACTCTTAATGCTAATGTTGACAGTTTAATGACCGATTGGCAAAATGAGCTTAAAACCTATGAGAAAGAACGCTCTAAAATGAGCAAAAAGGAGTTGGAACTTAAACAACAATTATTAGGTAATAAACAGCAACAAATAAACAATTACCAGCAAGCCATACAAAAGCAAATACAGGAAGAAGATAAAAAATCTACCCAAACAGTGATTAACGATATTAACGATTATGTAAAAGAATATGGCAAAAAGCATGACTATAACATCATATTCGGAGCTAGTGGAGGCGGTAATATTATGTACGCTTCAGAGGGTTCCGATTTAACCCAGAACATATTAGAAGGCCTAAATACTGAGTTTGAAGGTAAGAAGTAGCATGTCATTCCCGCGAAGGCGGGAATCTCATCATTCAGATTAGAATGTTCACTTCTTATATCAAGATAAGCTGAGAACCAAAATAAATCAAATATAAAATAACAATTGAAAACCCTAATAAAAAGCATTTTAAATGTCATTCCCACAAAGATGGGAATCTCATCATTATTAATAGTGATACTGTTTCTTAGCTGCAATCA includes:
- a CDS encoding OmpH family outer membrane protein, giving the protein MNKLAFPISLIAIAASIFAIFQLQSSSEQVYVDVNKLLDGYKRTKIVRAEFEAKAKTLNANVDSLMTDWQNELKTYEKERSKMSKKELELKQQLLGNKQQQINNYQQAIQKQIQEEDKKSTQTVINDINDYVKEYGKKHDYNIIFGASGGGNIMYASEGSDLTQNILEGLNTEFEGKK